The proteins below come from a single Bryobacter aggregatus MPL3 genomic window:
- a CDS encoding ABC transporter permease, translated as MRIARGLNRLFANLFRRQDADNSLDAEIRDYVEEQTKRLVDSGMPADKARRLVLVETGGIDSIKEGVRDVWIGRGIRTTADDVRFACRCLMRARGFATIVIATMALGMGATLTMFSLMRGVMWRPLPYPEPDRIVTIQVDARSVANAGAALGEVLDLKERSHSLEQVSMLDTGTATLTYRGESERVTHAGVSDNFLPLLGARPTLGRLLDSRLDNPKSAPSAILISGELWRRRFSSDPRVIGRTVRVDDQDVQIAGVLAADFRLFLPPAASAAEEIDVWFPFAMSPTRQYRGIPILARLRTGATLSEANAELQTIASQFQQEHPLYYAGATGWQAAQLDRELSNRLRFTAVPLQEAVTRDARPKLILLASVVGFVLLLACANVANLLLARGTVRQREFEIRSALGAGSVRISRQLLTESLLLAFVSSCVGLILARFALQVIASASASQVPLHSRIALDTEVAIFAVALAVVTSLLFGTLPAWRSSSVHSLAANRAQTTKTSSRNLQRTLVVIEVALSIVPLACGGLILRSFLNLLDAPLGFDPTHVVTTQVPFSLRLYPKAEQQWTVMREVIDGVRAIPGVQAVSAAGPLPLSPNQQKRRVGRVDRPDDPPILATQQGAMPGYLGVVGTPLLAGRDFTDDDVISLRKVVIVDERLARRLWPEGAIGKRLAVYRTGRRDDLEIVGVTAAVRATRVRDDDIPGYLMPSIETSLVIKTRETSERMAPAIRAAIDKAHIGRAAVDILPMSAYVSDSIGDTRFVLFVLAAFAGVSLLLATLGLYGTLAYLTAQRAREFGIRLALGSSVRAIVVIVVRESVWLAVAGLMLGLLGAVAVTRAMLELLYGVEPLDRATLLGVVSIVGVIALVAAIVPAWRAATINPQESLRSE; from the coding sequence ATGCGAATCGCCAGAGGGTTGAACCGGCTATTTGCGAACCTGTTTCGCAGACAGGATGCCGATAATTCACTTGACGCCGAAATCAGGGACTATGTGGAGGAACAAACCAAACGGCTTGTTGATTCTGGCATGCCCGCCGACAAAGCGCGACGTCTGGTATTGGTGGAAACAGGAGGGATTGATTCCATCAAGGAAGGTGTCCGGGACGTGTGGATTGGACGAGGAATTAGGACAACGGCTGATGACGTTCGCTTTGCGTGCCGCTGTCTGATGCGAGCACGCGGGTTTGCGACGATTGTGATCGCGACCATGGCGCTCGGAATGGGCGCGACCCTGACGATGTTTAGCCTGATGCGCGGGGTAATGTGGCGCCCGTTGCCTTATCCAGAACCCGACCGAATTGTCACGATTCAAGTTGATGCAAGGAGCGTTGCCAACGCGGGTGCGGCACTTGGCGAAGTGCTCGACTTGAAGGAACGTAGCCATTCTCTCGAACAGGTTTCGATGCTTGACACGGGCACGGCGACGCTCACGTACAGAGGCGAGTCCGAGCGCGTGACGCATGCGGGTGTTTCCGATAATTTTCTTCCATTGCTGGGCGCACGACCGACCCTCGGAAGGCTTCTTGATTCGCGACTCGACAACCCTAAGTCGGCGCCGTCCGCCATTCTCATCAGCGGCGAACTTTGGCGGCGCCGCTTCTCCTCAGATCCCCGCGTCATCGGAAGAACCGTACGGGTTGATGATCAGGACGTGCAAATTGCCGGGGTCCTTGCGGCAGATTTCCGCCTCTTCCTGCCACCGGCCGCCAGCGCCGCAGAGGAAATCGACGTCTGGTTTCCCTTTGCTATGAGTCCGACCCGGCAGTACCGAGGGATCCCCATCCTCGCGCGGCTCAGGACCGGCGCTACTCTCAGTGAAGCGAACGCTGAGTTGCAAACGATCGCGTCTCAGTTTCAACAGGAACATCCGCTGTATTATGCCGGCGCTACAGGATGGCAAGCAGCTCAACTCGATCGCGAATTGAGTAACAGACTCCGGTTTACAGCGGTGCCGCTCCAGGAGGCAGTCACACGCGATGCCCGGCCAAAGTTGATTCTGTTAGCGAGCGTCGTTGGATTTGTGCTTTTGTTGGCGTGCGCGAATGTCGCTAACCTTTTATTGGCCAGAGGCACGGTTCGACAGCGGGAATTTGAGATCCGCTCCGCGCTGGGTGCGGGTAGCGTCAGGATTTCCCGGCAACTGCTCACCGAAAGTCTCCTGCTCGCGTTCGTATCTTCATGCGTTGGTCTGATTCTGGCGCGCTTTGCACTCCAAGTCATCGCCAGCGCTAGCGCTTCTCAGGTTCCCTTGCACTCAAGGATCGCACTCGATACAGAGGTGGCAATCTTCGCTGTTGCCTTGGCCGTGGTTACGAGCCTTCTTTTCGGGACGCTGCCTGCGTGGCGCTCCTCATCAGTCCACTCGCTCGCGGCAAACCGTGCACAGACCACGAAGACCAGTTCGCGGAATCTGCAACGTACGCTTGTCGTGATCGAAGTCGCCCTGTCGATCGTGCCCCTGGCTTGCGGTGGCCTCATCCTACGGTCATTTCTGAACCTCCTGGACGCGCCTCTCGGATTTGACCCTACCCACGTCGTCACCACCCAGGTACCCTTCAGCCTGCGTCTCTACCCGAAAGCCGAGCAGCAGTGGACGGTCATGCGCGAAGTGATTGATGGAGTACGAGCTATTCCTGGTGTTCAAGCAGTGAGCGCTGCTGGACCTTTGCCCCTCTCTCCCAACCAACAGAAGCGCCGGGTCGGGCGTGTCGACCGACCGGACGATCCGCCGATCCTGGCAACCCAACAGGGAGCCATGCCTGGATATCTTGGAGTGGTTGGAACGCCTTTGCTTGCAGGTCGTGACTTTACGGATGACGATGTCATCTCGCTACGTAAAGTAGTGATCGTCGACGAGCGCCTCGCCAGGCGGCTGTGGCCGGAAGGAGCCATTGGAAAACGTCTGGCAGTTTATCGAACTGGCCGACGCGACGATCTCGAGATAGTTGGCGTGACCGCTGCCGTACGAGCCACGCGCGTGCGAGACGACGACATTCCTGGCTACCTGATGCCGTCGATCGAGACCTCCCTGGTAATCAAGACCCGCGAGACGTCTGAGCGAATGGCGCCGGCAATTAGGGCTGCGATTGATAAGGCGCATATCGGTCGGGCGGCCGTCGACATACTCCCAATGAGTGCCTACGTTTCAGACTCGATCGGGGACACCCGCTTCGTTCTGTTTGTTCTTGCAGCGTTTGCGGGCGTGTCTTTATTATTGGCCACTTTGGGGCTCTATGGGACGCTGGCATACCTGACGGCACAAAGGGCGCGGGAGTTCGGAATTCGGCTAGCGCTGGGTTCCAGCGTGAGGGCCATAGTTGTGATTGTTGTGAGGGAAAGTGTCTGGTTGGCTGTTGCGGGCCTTATGCTCGGACTACTGGGTGCTGTTGCCGTGACTCGGGCGATGCTAGAACTGCTCTATGGAGTGGAACCATTGGATCGGGCGACTTTGCTCGGAGTGGTTAGCATAGTGGGTGTTATTGCGCTCGTTGCAGCTATCGTCCCTGCGTGGAGAGCCGCGACAATCAATCCGCAGGAGTCCCTGCGGAGTGAATGA
- a CDS encoding PadR family transcriptional regulator, with translation MESPGEFTRSDIESLYRCPTAMTEPSLELLKGTLDLLILRTLELHPMHGSAIAERIAQVTHGAFQVKAGSLFPALHRLEQEGSITGSWQESALGRRVRTYTLTPDGIKQLSAEQKTWTRIVQAMTALLEST, from the coding sequence AATTCACACGGAGTGATATAGAATCTCTATATCGATGTCCTACAGCTATGACAGAGCCATCTCTTGAGCTCCTTAAAGGTACGCTGGATCTCCTAATCTTGCGGACACTGGAACTGCACCCGATGCACGGCTCCGCCATCGCGGAGCGTATTGCTCAGGTTACGCACGGCGCCTTTCAGGTCAAGGCTGGATCGTTGTTCCCCGCACTTCATCGCCTCGAACAGGAGGGGTCTATCACGGGCAGTTGGCAAGAGTCTGCGTTGGGTCGCCGGGTCCGGACGTATACCCTGACCCCCGACGGCATCAAGCAGTTGTCCGCAGAACAGAAGACCTGGACACGGATTGTTCAGGCAATGACCGCACTCCTGGAGTCAACCTGA
- a CDS encoding DUF362 domain-containing protein, which produces MTDRRKALGGLALVGTSALAIQQSLRDRIPKKPRPPSRVAVLRCESYEKAYQVVWDGLKLLAPAVRGKSVLLKPNLVEYSATAPINTHPTIIAAAVDSLYRLGATTVTVGEGPGHVRDTELLLEECGLRSALREVGRTRFVDLNYDEVHRVKTTTRLTGLSELWLPRTVLAADVLISMPKIKTHHWAGVTLSMKNLFGVVPGSVYGWPKNVLHWQGIDNSIVELASTIPIHYVIADGIVAMKGNGPLHGYPVNLGCLVFAADPVAADALCCDVLGIEADSIRHLAIGTGQASPTPSNCLHLGENDKSRRQRD; this is translated from the coding sequence ATGACAGATCGACGGAAAGCCCTTGGTGGCCTTGCTCTTGTAGGAACGTCTGCCCTGGCAATTCAACAATCGTTACGCGACCGCATTCCGAAGAAGCCTCGGCCTCCTTCACGGGTCGCGGTACTTCGCTGTGAATCGTACGAAAAGGCCTATCAAGTTGTCTGGGATGGCCTGAAGCTCCTCGCGCCGGCGGTTCGAGGCAAGTCCGTACTCCTGAAACCCAATCTAGTCGAGTACTCCGCGACCGCCCCGATCAACACCCATCCCACAATCATCGCTGCTGCCGTTGACAGCCTCTACCGCTTGGGGGCCACAACCGTAACGGTCGGCGAAGGCCCCGGTCACGTCCGAGACACAGAACTTCTGCTCGAGGAATGTGGCCTCCGATCAGCCTTACGCGAAGTCGGTCGCACCAGGTTCGTTGACCTCAACTACGACGAGGTGCATCGCGTGAAGACGACAACGCGCCTCACCGGACTTTCTGAACTCTGGCTGCCTCGAACAGTCCTTGCGGCAGACGTTCTGATATCCATGCCGAAGATCAAAACCCACCATTGGGCCGGAGTGACCCTGAGCATGAAGAACCTCTTCGGTGTCGTCCCCGGCTCCGTCTACGGCTGGCCGAAGAACGTCCTCCACTGGCAGGGCATCGACAACTCAATCGTCGAACTCGCCTCGACGATTCCGATCCACTACGTCATCGCCGACGGCATCGTTGCCATGAAAGGAAACGGCCCGCTCCACGGCTACCCAGTGAATCTGGGATGTCTCGTGTTCGCCGCCGACCCAGTTGCCGCCGACGCTCTCTGTTGCGATGTCTTGGGTATTGAGGCAGATTCAATACGCCATTTGGCGATTGGAACTGGCCAGGCAAGCCCAACACCATCCAACTGCTTGCATCTCGGCGAGAACGACAAATCCAGAAGACAGCGCGACTGA
- a CDS encoding ABC transporter permease, translated as MNWRRFLKRGDADAEQSEELEFYIAVTAEEYIARGMEPSAARDAARKKLGNPLLIREEVYQMNTLIFLEGLVRDVRHALRMIRMNRGFSAAAILSLALGIGANVAIFSVVNAVLIRPLPYPDAESLVGVFNSSMIEGVTFNDMGLGPSIYAGLKEHSAAFQEFGVWQAGTATEIGTGEPEQIKTVTMTREVLTALGVTPFLGRPFSVEDDTPGTPETVVLSHLYWMRRFGGDPRVLGRTVTIDSVPREVIGVMPRTFRFLDLSPDVLLPQRFAKANLPFEPFSWPGIARLKPGVTIELANRDSARILTQVIPENARSFAEQVRFKPNLRALKQDVTGDISGVLGVLMGALGLVFLLVCANVANLVLVRSQARMQEFAIRAALGAGWGRIARELFVESLTLGVVGGACGMALAYGAVQFLKVQDLASIPRLAEVSIDSATLAFGIGCSVTGSLLFGLIAVLKCGIPGRIRSARGASMSFDQLRTQNVLVVAQVALALVLLVASGLLIRTFVALRGVHPGFTQSERIQTVRIAIAGEQVQEAERVARMQTEILDNVSRLPGVEAVGFADGMPMEADYRNGNLIAVEGKFVLGQPPPNRVVKYVSPGLFAALGTRLLAGRDFSREDLAQRRLVAIVSESMARENWQQPGAALGKRLRPGALGDKWFEVVGVVEDVHDEGAHKPAPPMVYFRTGVYDSLRPDRPPSVRRGLTLAIRSGRVNRESFLREIATVIHAVNPRLPLAQVRTLDEIYRRSMARTSFTLVLLGIAGMMALTLAIIGVYGVLAYAVGQRRREVSIRVALGAQPSEVKGLFIRRGISLAGLGGAIGLGTAMWLSRWVAPLLFGVTALDTATYVLSAVVVSTAAVLASYIPARRAAAADPMESLRTD; from the coding sequence ATGAATTGGCGGCGATTCTTGAAGCGAGGCGACGCGGACGCCGAACAGAGCGAGGAACTGGAATTCTACATCGCCGTCACGGCGGAGGAATACATCGCACGCGGGATGGAGCCGAGCGCCGCGCGAGACGCAGCACGCAAGAAGCTCGGGAACCCGCTCTTGATCCGCGAGGAGGTATACCAAATGAACACCCTGATATTCCTGGAAGGCCTGGTGCGGGATGTCCGCCATGCACTTCGCATGATTCGGATGAATCGAGGTTTCAGCGCGGCTGCGATCCTCTCGCTTGCCCTCGGCATCGGCGCGAATGTGGCAATCTTCAGTGTCGTCAATGCGGTACTTATCCGTCCCCTGCCTTACCCGGATGCGGAATCGCTGGTTGGTGTCTTCAACTCGAGCATGATCGAAGGCGTAACCTTTAACGACATGGGGCTAGGGCCTTCCATCTACGCCGGTTTGAAGGAGCATTCGGCTGCGTTTCAAGAGTTCGGTGTCTGGCAGGCGGGCACGGCAACAGAAATCGGCACGGGCGAACCCGAGCAGATCAAGACTGTAACAATGACCCGCGAAGTCCTGACGGCGCTGGGCGTTACGCCATTCCTGGGCCGGCCGTTTTCCGTTGAAGACGACACCCCCGGGACGCCAGAAACCGTCGTTCTTTCCCACCTGTATTGGATGCGACGTTTCGGCGGCGATCCGCGAGTGCTGGGACGCACGGTAACGATTGACTCCGTTCCGCGCGAGGTGATTGGCGTGATGCCGCGGACTTTTCGGTTTCTCGATCTTTCCCCCGATGTTTTGCTGCCGCAACGTTTCGCCAAAGCGAACCTGCCCTTCGAGCCGTTCTCCTGGCCGGGTATCGCAAGGCTCAAGCCAGGTGTGACTATCGAACTGGCAAATCGCGACTCGGCGCGCATCTTGACGCAGGTGATCCCGGAGAACGCTCGATCCTTCGCCGAGCAAGTTCGATTCAAGCCCAATTTGCGCGCGCTAAAGCAGGACGTTACCGGCGACATCAGTGGAGTTCTCGGCGTTCTGATGGGCGCGCTGGGCCTCGTGTTCCTGCTAGTCTGCGCCAATGTCGCAAACCTAGTTCTGGTGCGTTCACAGGCGCGAATGCAAGAGTTCGCGATTCGAGCGGCGCTAGGTGCAGGCTGGGGGAGAATCGCGAGAGAGTTGTTTGTGGAAAGCCTGACCCTGGGTGTCGTCGGTGGAGCTTGTGGGATGGCGCTTGCGTATGGGGCGGTGCAGTTTCTGAAGGTCCAGGATCTTGCCAGCATTCCCCGGTTGGCGGAAGTCTCAATTGACAGCGCAACTCTGGCCTTTGGCATCGGATGCTCGGTCACCGGTAGTCTGCTCTTCGGCCTGATCGCTGTTCTCAAGTGCGGCATTCCTGGCCGGATCCGCAGCGCTCGCGGGGCGAGCATGAGCTTCGATCAATTGCGAACGCAGAACGTGCTGGTTGTTGCGCAAGTTGCTCTTGCTTTGGTACTGCTCGTTGCCAGCGGACTGTTGATTCGTACCTTCGTCGCGCTGCGAGGTGTCCACCCCGGCTTCACTCAGTCCGAGCGCATACAGACGGTCCGCATTGCCATCGCAGGCGAACAAGTGCAAGAAGCCGAGCGCGTGGCGCGGATGCAAACCGAAATCCTCGATAACGTCTCTCGTCTGCCAGGGGTAGAGGCTGTTGGTTTTGCGGATGGCATGCCCATGGAGGCGGACTATCGCAACGGGAATCTGATTGCTGTCGAAGGCAAGTTCGTGCTGGGGCAGCCTCCGCCCAACAGGGTGGTCAAATATGTCTCTCCTGGCCTGTTTGCCGCGCTAGGCACCCGGTTGCTTGCCGGCCGGGATTTCTCACGGGAGGATCTCGCCCAGCGACGACTGGTCGCAATCGTATCGGAGAGCATGGCGCGCGAAAACTGGCAACAACCCGGTGCGGCACTGGGCAAGCGGCTGCGGCCGGGCGCTCTCGGAGACAAATGGTTCGAAGTCGTGGGAGTGGTGGAAGACGTGCATGACGAGGGCGCGCACAAGCCGGCTCCGCCTATGGTCTATTTCCGGACGGGCGTGTACGACTCTTTGCGGCCGGATCGGCCGCCCTCGGTCCGACGCGGCCTCACACTCGCGATTCGAAGCGGAAGAGTGAATAGGGAGAGCTTTCTCCGGGAAATTGCCACGGTTATCCACGCTGTGAACCCAAGGTTGCCCTTGGCGCAAGTGCGAACCCTCGATGAGATTTACCGGCGCTCGATGGCGCGTACTTCATTCACGCTCGTCCTGCTGGGCATTGCTGGAATGATGGCCTTGACTTTGGCCATCATCGGCGTTTACGGCGTGCTGGCCTATGCGGTTGGCCAGCGGCGGCGAGAAGTGAGCATCCGAGTTGCCCTTGGGGCTCAGCCCAGTGAAGTGAAAGGCCTGTTCATCCGGCGGGGGATTTCGCTGGCGGGCCTCGGCGGGGCCATCGGATTGGGTACAGCTATGTGGCTTTCAAGGTGGGTTGCTCCGCTTCTGTTCGGCGTGACAGCGCTCGACACTGCCACATACGTGCTGTCCGCGGTGGTTGTTTCGACAGCGGCGGTGCTAGCGAGCTATATCCCCGCCCGCCGAGCCGCAGCGGCGGACCCCATGGAGTCGCTTCGGACAGATTGA
- a CDS encoding PadR family transcriptional regulator, with protein MPRQESPLQSEMVQGTLDMLILQTLVLGTAHGQTIAHAIERGSEEVLQVEHGSLYPALRRLENRGWIASFWGTSENNRKARYYRLTPEGKKQLAAQTSRWEQLVKAIGRILRPAREGQS; from the coding sequence ATGCCGAGACAAGAATCCCCTCTTCAATCCGAGATGGTCCAAGGAACCCTGGACATGCTAATTCTGCAGACGTTGGTCCTCGGCACAGCACACGGACAGACAATTGCCCATGCGATCGAGAGAGGGTCTGAAGAGGTGTTGCAAGTCGAGCACGGGTCCCTGTACCCCGCCTTGCGCCGCCTCGAGAATCGAGGATGGATCGCCTCATTCTGGGGGACTTCCGAAAACAACCGGAAGGCCAGATACTATCGCCTCACGCCGGAAGGCAAGAAGCAACTGGCGGCGCAAACGTCACGCTGGGAGCAGTTGGTGAAGGCTATCGGCCGCATCCTGCGCCCGGCCCGCGAGGGACAGTCATGA